A DNA window from Zingiber officinale cultivar Zhangliang chromosome 3A, Zo_v1.1, whole genome shotgun sequence contains the following coding sequences:
- the LOC122050459 gene encoding phenolic glucoside malonyltransferase 2-like — protein MPEGAPGVRVLESSTVAPPPGSVPESSLSHTFFDIGWLYSGPVQRVFFYPFPHPTSYFLDSVLPPLKSALSSTLREFFPLAGKIRLTPGSDTKYEIHYTEGDSVSFTVAEHDGDFGQLSGSHAREYTGLVPLIPQLPDPDDGGRKVMAVQVTLFPNRGVVVAVTVHHAACDGSSSTRFVSSWACRTAGKEKVAPAPPFFDRSSVPNPNDLYTKFFNSLASDAQSIESMMIQFAPPDAVVGTVTLKSDDIRKLKEAVSSEANSFRCSTILVVYAYAWVCLVKARAYDEDKTVHFAFPGNCRERLQPPLPAEYFGNCVGGYFAEAKAGDLAGEDGFQTAARIIGEAIERFKAGPVKDAEKWPEKYQEIGLQQPLSVAGSPRFKVYDVDFGWGRPAKVDMPSITWVGAISVSESRDEQGAVEIGLVLSKPEMESFAAHFSNDLKLF, from the coding sequence ATGCCGGAAGGAGCACCGGGAGTTAGAGTCCTTGAGAGCTCTACAGTGGCCCCTCCGCCGGGATCGGTGCCCGAATCCTCTCTCTCGCACACCTTTTTTGACATCGGTTGGCTTTACTCTGGCCCAGTGCAACGCGTTTTCTTCTACCCTTTCCCTCACCCGACCTCCTACTTCCTCGACTCCGTCCTCCCTCCTCTCAAGTCCGCCCTCTCTTCCACGCTTCGGGAATTCTTCCCGCTCGCCGGAAAGATCCGCCTCACCCCTGGGAGCGACACCAAGTACGAGATACACTACACGGAGGGTGACTCTGTTTCCTTCACCGTCGCCGAGCATGATGGAGACTTCGGCCAACTCTCGGGGAGTCACGCACGGGAATACACCGGGTTAGTTCCCTTGATCCCCCAACTGCCTGACCCCGACGATGGCGGCCGGAAGGTGATGGCCGTGCAGGTGACTCTGTTCCCAAACAGAGGCGTGGTCGTGGCCGTGACCGTCCACCACGCCGCATGCGACGGGTCCAGCTCCACCCGGTTCGTGTCGTCCTGGGCGTGTAGGACAGCAGGGAAAGAAAAGGTGGCGCCGGCGCCGCCCTTCTTCGATCGTAGCTCGGTTCCCAATCCTAATGATTTGTACACCAAGTTCTTTAACAGCCTCGCATCCGACGCTCAATCCATCGAGTCGATGATGATTCAGTTCGCTCCACCGGACGCCGTCGTCGGTACTGTCACCCTAAAGTCAGACGACATCCGAAAGCTCAAGGAGGCGGTCTCCTCCGAAGCTAACTCCTTCCGCTGCTCCACCATCTTGGTGGTCTACGCCTATGCGTGGGTTTGCCTCGTCAAAGCGCGAGCCTACGACGAGGACAAGACCGTTCACTTTGCATTTCCTGGAAACTGCAGGGAACGGCTGCAGCCGCCGCTCCCGGCAGAGTACTTCGGTAACTGCGTCGGTGGCTACTTCGCGGAGGCGAAGGCCGGCGACCTTGCTGGAGAGGATGGGTTTCAGACGGCGGCTCGAATTATCGGAGAAGCCATCGAGCGGTTCAAAGCCGGCCCAGTAAAAGACGCAGAGAAGTGGCCGGAGAAGTACCAGGAGATTGGGTTGCAGCAGCCGCTGAGCGTGGCAGGGTCGCCTAGGTTCAAGGTCTATGACGTGGACTTCGGGTGGGGACGACCGGCGAAGGTGGACATGCCGTCTATAACATGGGTGGGAGCCATTTCTGTGTCGGAGAGCAGAGACGAGCAAGGCGCAGTGGAGATTGGGCTGGTACTGTCAAAGCCTGAGATGGAGTCGTTTGCAGCTCACTTCTCCAATGATCTTAAACTA